The following are encoded together in the Glycine max cultivar Williams 82 chromosome 8, Glycine_max_v4.0, whole genome shotgun sequence genome:
- the LOC100813711 gene encoding ABC transporter C family member 8 isoform X2, whose product MDRTRTSRNTPLVVHATSHSLNYINGLLGRHNSLTSFSTQRCIIDIINIFFMGVFYASLLSNLIKKSPASSSYRKGWIHVVASVCCTLLSIAYFIDGLWNLIAKKTTGFNQLNLLVCIIRGLVWISLAVSLFVQRSQWIKISCSIWWMTSCTLVSAFNVEILVKEHTFEIFYMAIWPVHILTIFCAFQNHGFFVPQETPDASLCEPLLVHKDMHKQTELGHASFCSRFSFSWMNALLSLGYSKPLALEDIPSLASEDKADFAYQKFVHAWDSLLRERGRNNSRNLVLWSIARVYLNENIFIAICAFLRTICAVVSPLLVYAFVNYSSSIEEELKQGIAIVGCLIFAKVVESVSQRHWSFNSRRLGMKMRSALMAAVYQKQLKLSALGRRRHSTGEIVNYIAVDAYRMGEFPWWFHTLMFSALQVFLALGVLFGVVGLGALPGLVPLIICGFLNVPFAKILQKCRSEFMIAQDERLRSTSEILSSMKIIKLQSWEDNFKKFVESLRAKEFKCLAEAQFMRAYGTFIYWMSPAIISSVIFVGCALFQSSPLNAATIFSVLAALRSMGEPVTLIPEALSVLIQVKVSFDRINTFLLDDEIKSDDIRRTSKQDSCSKSVEILAGNFSWDQQQSVPPTLRKVNFEIKWGQTVAVCGPVGAGKTSLLYAILGEIPKISGIVSVCGTLAYVSQTPWIQSGTIRDNILYGKPMDETRYGYTIKVCALDKDIDGFRHGDLTEIGQRGINMSGGQKQRIQLARAVYNDADIYLLDDPFSAVDAHTASILFNDCVRVALRRKTVILVTHQVEFLSKVDKILVMERGKITQLGNYEDLLTAGTAFEQLLSAHREAITGIEKSSAYKREVENLVAVQLEDSHVCNLTKGGSDGDISTKIQLTQEEEKESGDVGWKPFCDYIFFPKGSLLLCLSILAQFAFVGFQAASTYWLALAIEMQKVTSSILIGVYSVISFLSIVFVYLRSYFAAHLGLKASKAFFSAFTDAIFNAPMLFFDSTPIGRILTRASSDLSILDFDIPFTTIFVTSEIAELLTMIGIMVSVTWQVLIVAVLAMVASKYVQGYYQASAREIIRINGTTKAPLMNFTAETSLGAVTIRAFNMTDRFFKNYLNLVDTDATMFFHSNAAIEWLILRIELLQNLTLFTAALLLVLLPKGYVAPGLVGLSLSYAFSLTATVVYLTRMFCNLSNYVISVERIKQFIHIPAEPSAIVEDNRPPPSWPSKGRIDLQSLEIRYRPNAPLVLKGISCRFEEGSRVGVVGRTGSGKTTLISALFRLVEPTRGDILIDGINICSIGLKDLRTKLSIIPQEPTLFKGSIRKNLDPLCLYSDDEIWKALEKCQLKATISSLPNLLDTSVSDEGENWSVGQRQLICLGRVLLKRNRILVLDEATASIDSATDVILQQVIRQEFSECTVITVAHRVPTVIDSDMVMVLSYGKVVEYDKPSKLMGTNSSFSMLVAEYWSNCNRNSLPKD is encoded by the exons ATGGATAGGACGAGGACCTCGAGGAACACACCTCTTGTCGTGCATGCAACAAGCCACTCTCTGAACTACATAAATGGCTTGCTTGGGAGGCACAACAG TTTGACTTCCTTTTCCACCCAAAGGTGTATAATAGAcattatcaacattttttttatgggtGTCTTTTATGCATCATTGCTCTCCAATCTGATCAAGAAAAGCCCTGCAAGTAGTAGCTACAGAAAGGGGTGGATTCATGTAGTTGCTTCAGTATGTTGTACTCTTTTAAGCATTGCATATTTTATTGATGGTTTGTGGAATCTCATAGCCAAAAAAACCACTGGCTTCAATCAGCTGAACTTGTTGGTTTGCATTATCAGAGGACTAGTTTGGATTTCTTTAGCAGTTTCATTGTTTGTTCAAAGATCCCAATGGataaaaatttcatgctctATTTGGTGGATGACTTCATGTACATTGGTTTCAGCATTCAATGTTGAAATTCTAGTCAAAGAGCatacatttgaaattttttatatggcAATATGGCCAGTGCACATTCTAACTATTTTCTGTGCCTTCCAAAACCATGGCTTCTTTGTCCCACAAGAAACACCAGATGCCAGTTTATGTGAGCCTCTATTAGTTCATAAGGACATGCATAAACAAACAGAACTAGGTCATGCCTCTTTTTGCAGCCGATTCAGTTTCTCTTGGATGAATGCTTTACTCAGTTTGGGTTACTCAAAGCCACTAGCACTTGAAGACATCCCTTCTCTTGCTTCTGAAGATAAAGCTGATTTTGCCTATCAAAAGTTTGTACATGCATGGGATTCCCTTTTGAGGGAGAGGGGCAGGAACAATTCTAGAAACTTGGTTCTATGGTCCATAGCTCGAGTTTACTTGAACGAAAACATCTTCATAGCTATTTGTGCATTTCTCAGGACAATTTGTGCTGTTGTTTCTCCTTTACTTGTTTATGCTTTTGTAAACTATTCCAGTAGCATTGAGGAAGAGCTAAAACAAGGAATAGCCATAGTGGGGTGTCTTATATTTGCCAAGGTAGTTGAGTCTGTTTCTCAGAGGCATTGGTCTTTTAACTCAAGGAGGTTAGGAATGAAAATGAGATCAGCTTTAATGGCTGCAGTGTATCAAAAGCAATTAAAACTTTCAGCTTTGGGTAGGAGAAGGCATTCAACTGGTGAGATTGTGAATTACATTGCAGTTGATGCCTATCGAATGGGGGAGTTTCCATGGTGGTTTCATACTTTAATGTTTTCTGCATTGCAAGTTTTTCTGGCTCTTGGTGTCCTTTTTGGTGTTGTTGGTCTAGGTGCTCTTCCTGGTTTGGTGCCTCTTATCATTTGTGGATTTCTCAATGTACCATTTGCAAAGATCCTTCAAAAATGTAGGTCGGAATTTATGATTGCACAGGATGAGCGTCTGAGGTCAACTTCAGAGATTCTTAGTAGTATGAAAATCATAAAGCTACAATCCTGGGAGGATAACTtcaagaaatttgttgaatcccTTCGCGCTAAAGAGTTTAAATGTTTGGCTGAAGCACAGTTTATGAGAGCTTATGGAACATTTATATATTGGATGTCTCCTGCCATCATTTCCTCGGTTATTTTTGTGGGATGCGCGCTTTTCCAGAGTTCCCCGTTGAATGCTGCAACTATCTTCTCAGTTCTTGCAGCATTGAGAAGCATGGGAGAACCTGTCACATTGATTCCAGAAGCACTTTCTGTTCTGATCCAAGTTAAGGTCTCCTTTGATCGTATCAACACTTTTTTGCTTGATGATGAGATAAAAAGTGATGATATTAGAAGAACTTCAAAACAAGATTCTTGCAGCAAGAGTGTTGAAATTCTAGCAGGCAACTTCAGTTGGGATCAGCAGCAATCAGTGCCTCCAACTTTGAGGAAAGTGAATTTTGAGATCAAGTGGGGGCAGACAGTAGCAGTTTGTGGCCCAGTTGGAGCTGGAAAAACATCTCTCCTGTATGCAATACTTGGAGAGATACCCAAAATTTCAGGAATT GTTAGTGTATGTGGAACACTTGCCTACGTTTCCCAAACTCCTTGGATCCAAAGTGGTACAATTCGTGATAATATTCTCTATGGAAAACCAATGGATGAAACCAGGTATGGATATACCATTAAGGTCTGTGCCTTGGATAAGGATATTGATGGATTTAGACATGGTGATCTTACGGAAATAGGTCAGAGAGGGATCAACATGAGTGGAGGACAAAAGCAAAGGATTCAACTAGCTCGTGCAGTCTATAATGATGCTGATATCTATCTCCTAGATGACCCTTTTAGTGCTGTAGATGCTCATACTGCTTCTATTCTGTTTAAT GATTGTGTCAGGGTTGCTTTAAGAAGGAAAACAGTTATTCTTGTGACTCATCAAGTTGAATTTCTCTCAAAAGTTGATAAAATCTTG GTAATGGAAAGAGGAAAAATTACTCAATTGGGTAATTATGAAGATCTGTTGACTGCTGGAACAGCatttgaacaacttttgagtGCTCATAGAGAGGCAATTACAGGGATAGAAAAAAGTAGTGCATACAAAAGAGAAGTTGAAAATTTGGTTGCAGTTCAGCTTGAGGACTCTCATGTTTGTAATCTCACTAAAGGTGGAAGTGATGGGGACATTTCTACCAAGATTCAACTtacacaagaagaagaaaaggagagTGGTGATGTTGGGTGGAAGCCATTCTGTGACTATATTTTCTTCCCCAAGGGATCTTTGCTTCTATGTTTGAGCATATTAGCACAATTTGCTTTTGTAGGTTTTCAGGCTGCATCAACTTATTGGCTTGCTCTAGCCATTGAAATGCAAAAAGTAACTAGCAGCATCTTAATTGGAGTTTATAGTGTGATTTCTTTTTTAAGCATTGTCTTTGTATATCTGAGGTCTTATTTTGCTGCACATCTTGGTTTAAAAGCTTCTAAAGCTTTTTTCTCTGCCTTCACTGATGCTATCTTTAATGCTCCTatgttgttctttgattcaaCCCCTATAGGAAGGATTTTGACCCGA GCTTCATCAGATTTGAGTATTTTAGATTTTGATATCCCTTTTACCACCATCTTTGTAACATCTGAAATAGCTGAACTTCTGACAATGATTGGGATAATGGTTTCGGTCACATGGCAAGTGCTCATTGTTGCAGTTCTTGCCATGGTGGCCTCAAAATATGTTCAG GGCTATTATCAAGCTTCTGCTAGAGAAATTATACGGATCAATGGAACTACTAAAGCTCCTCTTATGAATTTTACAGCTGAGACATCACTTGGTGCAGTTACTATCAGAGCTTTCAACATGACTGacagatttttcaaaaactaccTTAATCTTGTTGACACAGATGCCACAATGTTCTTTCATTCCAATGCTGCTATCGAATGGTTAATTCTGAGGATTGAATTACTTCAAAATTTGACACTCTTCACTGCAGCTTTGCTGCTTGTTCTACTTCCAAAGGGATATGTGGCCCCTG GCCTTGTTGGACTTTCTCTGTCTTATGCTTTTTCATTGACAGCAACCGTAGTTTATCTGACTCGAATGTTTTGTAACTTATCAAACTATGTAATCTCTGTTGAAAGAATCAAGCAATTCATTCACATACCGGCAGAGCCTAGTGCAATTGTAGAGGATAATAGACCACCACCTTCTTGGCCTTCCAAGGGTAGAATAGATCTCCAATCTCTAGAG ATTAGATATCGGCCAAATGCTCCATTAGTTCTTAAGGGCATCTCTTGTAGGTTTGAAGAAGGGAGTAGAGTGGGAGTTGTGGGAAGGACTGGAAGTGGAAAAACTACACTTATAAGTGCTTTGTTTCGCTTAGTTGAGCCTACCAGAGGTGACATTCTTATTGATGGTATTAATATCTGCTCAATAGGGCTAAAAGATTTGAGAACAAAGCTAAGCATCATTCCTCAAGAACCAACTCTTTTCAAGGGCAGCATTCGAAAGAACTTGGACCCTCTATGCCTGTACTCTGATGATGAAATATGGAAG GCTTTAGAGAAATGTCAGCTTAAGGCAACAATTAGTAGTCTTCCAAATCTCTTGGACACTTCTG TGAGTGATGAAGGTGAAAACTGGAGTGTGGGACAGCGTCAACTCATATGTCTCGGAAGAGTGCTTCTTAAGAGGAACAGAATTCTTGTTCTGGATGAAGCTACTGCTTCCATTGATTCTGCCACAGATGTTATTCTTCAACAAGTCATCAGACAAGAATTTTCAGAATGCACAGTTATAACGGTGGCTCACAGAGTTCCAACTGTAATAGACAGTGACATGGTCATGGTCCTATCCTATG GGAAAGTGGTGGAGTATGACAAGCCTTCAAAGCTCATGGGTACGAACTCTTCATTCTCCATGCTGGTAGCTGAATATTGGTCCAACTGCAATAGGAATTCGCTCCCAAAAGATTAG
- the LOC100813711 gene encoding ABC transporter C family member 8 isoform X4 gives MACLGGTTETPDASLCEPLLVHKDMHKQTELGHASFCSRFSFSWMNALLSLGYSKPLALEDIPSLASEDKADFAYQKFVHAWDSLLRERGRNNSRNLVLWSIARVYLNENIFIAICAFLRTICAVVSPLLVYAFVNYSSSIEEELKQGIAIVGCLIFAKVVESVSQRHWSFNSRRLGMKMRSALMAAVYQKQLKLSALGRRRHSTGEIVNYIAVDAYRMGEFPWWFHTLMFSALQVFLALGVLFGVVGLGALPGLVPLIICGFLNVPFAKILQKCRSEFMIAQDERLRSTSEILSSMKIIKLQSWEDNFKKFVESLRAKEFKCLAEAQFMRAYGTFIYWMSPAIISSVIFVGCALFQSSPLNAATIFSVLAALRSMGEPVTLIPEALSVLIQVKVSFDRINTFLLDDEIKSDDIRRTSKQDSCSKSVEILAGNFSWDQQQSVPPTLRKVNFEIKWGQTVAVCGPVGAGKTSLLYAILGEIPKISGIVSVCGTLAYVSQTPWIQSGTIRDNILYGKPMDETRYGYTIKVCALDKDIDGFRHGDLTEIGQRGINMSGGQKQRIQLARAVYNDADIYLLDDPFSAVDAHTASILFNDCVRVALRRKTVILVTHQVEFLSKVDKILVMERGKITQLGNYEDLLTAGTAFEQLLSAHREAITGIEKSSAYKREVENLVAVQLEDSHVCNLTKGGSDGDISTKIQLTQEEEKESGDVGWKPFCDYIFFPKGSLLLCLSILAQFAFVGFQAASTYWLALAIEMQKVTSSILIGVYSVISFLSIVFVYLRSYFAAHLGLKASKAFFSAFTDAIFNAPMLFFDSTPIGRILTRASSDLSILDFDIPFTTIFVTSEIAELLTMIGIMVSVTWQVLIVAVLAMVASKYVQGYYQASAREIIRINGTTKAPLMNFTAETSLGAVTIRAFNMTDRFFKNYLNLVDTDATMFFHSNAAIEWLILRIELLQNLTLFTAALLLVLLPKGYVAPGLVGLSLSYAFSLTATVVYLTRMFCNLSNYVISVERIKQFIHIPAEPSAIVEDNRPPPSWPSKGRIDLQSLEIRYRPNAPLVLKGISCRFEEGSRVGVVGRTGSGKTTLISALFRLVEPTRGDILIDGINICSIGLKDLRTKLSIIPQEPTLFKGSIRKNLDPLCLYSDDEIWKALEKCQLKATISSLPNLLDTSVSDEGENWSVGQRQLICLGRVLLKRNRILVLDEATASIDSATDVILQQVIRQEFSECTVITVAHRVPTVIDSDMVMVLSYGKVVEYDKPSKLMGTNSSFSMLVAEYWSNCNRNSLPKD, from the exons ATGGCTTGCTTGGGAGGCACAACAG AAACACCAGATGCCAGTTTATGTGAGCCTCTATTAGTTCATAAGGACATGCATAAACAAACAGAACTAGGTCATGCCTCTTTTTGCAGCCGATTCAGTTTCTCTTGGATGAATGCTTTACTCAGTTTGGGTTACTCAAAGCCACTAGCACTTGAAGACATCCCTTCTCTTGCTTCTGAAGATAAAGCTGATTTTGCCTATCAAAAGTTTGTACATGCATGGGATTCCCTTTTGAGGGAGAGGGGCAGGAACAATTCTAGAAACTTGGTTCTATGGTCCATAGCTCGAGTTTACTTGAACGAAAACATCTTCATAGCTATTTGTGCATTTCTCAGGACAATTTGTGCTGTTGTTTCTCCTTTACTTGTTTATGCTTTTGTAAACTATTCCAGTAGCATTGAGGAAGAGCTAAAACAAGGAATAGCCATAGTGGGGTGTCTTATATTTGCCAAGGTAGTTGAGTCTGTTTCTCAGAGGCATTGGTCTTTTAACTCAAGGAGGTTAGGAATGAAAATGAGATCAGCTTTAATGGCTGCAGTGTATCAAAAGCAATTAAAACTTTCAGCTTTGGGTAGGAGAAGGCATTCAACTGGTGAGATTGTGAATTACATTGCAGTTGATGCCTATCGAATGGGGGAGTTTCCATGGTGGTTTCATACTTTAATGTTTTCTGCATTGCAAGTTTTTCTGGCTCTTGGTGTCCTTTTTGGTGTTGTTGGTCTAGGTGCTCTTCCTGGTTTGGTGCCTCTTATCATTTGTGGATTTCTCAATGTACCATTTGCAAAGATCCTTCAAAAATGTAGGTCGGAATTTATGATTGCACAGGATGAGCGTCTGAGGTCAACTTCAGAGATTCTTAGTAGTATGAAAATCATAAAGCTACAATCCTGGGAGGATAACTtcaagaaatttgttgaatcccTTCGCGCTAAAGAGTTTAAATGTTTGGCTGAAGCACAGTTTATGAGAGCTTATGGAACATTTATATATTGGATGTCTCCTGCCATCATTTCCTCGGTTATTTTTGTGGGATGCGCGCTTTTCCAGAGTTCCCCGTTGAATGCTGCAACTATCTTCTCAGTTCTTGCAGCATTGAGAAGCATGGGAGAACCTGTCACATTGATTCCAGAAGCACTTTCTGTTCTGATCCAAGTTAAGGTCTCCTTTGATCGTATCAACACTTTTTTGCTTGATGATGAGATAAAAAGTGATGATATTAGAAGAACTTCAAAACAAGATTCTTGCAGCAAGAGTGTTGAAATTCTAGCAGGCAACTTCAGTTGGGATCAGCAGCAATCAGTGCCTCCAACTTTGAGGAAAGTGAATTTTGAGATCAAGTGGGGGCAGACAGTAGCAGTTTGTGGCCCAGTTGGAGCTGGAAAAACATCTCTCCTGTATGCAATACTTGGAGAGATACCCAAAATTTCAGGAATT GTTAGTGTATGTGGAACACTTGCCTACGTTTCCCAAACTCCTTGGATCCAAAGTGGTACAATTCGTGATAATATTCTCTATGGAAAACCAATGGATGAAACCAGGTATGGATATACCATTAAGGTCTGTGCCTTGGATAAGGATATTGATGGATTTAGACATGGTGATCTTACGGAAATAGGTCAGAGAGGGATCAACATGAGTGGAGGACAAAAGCAAAGGATTCAACTAGCTCGTGCAGTCTATAATGATGCTGATATCTATCTCCTAGATGACCCTTTTAGTGCTGTAGATGCTCATACTGCTTCTATTCTGTTTAAT GATTGTGTCAGGGTTGCTTTAAGAAGGAAAACAGTTATTCTTGTGACTCATCAAGTTGAATTTCTCTCAAAAGTTGATAAAATCTTG GTAATGGAAAGAGGAAAAATTACTCAATTGGGTAATTATGAAGATCTGTTGACTGCTGGAACAGCatttgaacaacttttgagtGCTCATAGAGAGGCAATTACAGGGATAGAAAAAAGTAGTGCATACAAAAGAGAAGTTGAAAATTTGGTTGCAGTTCAGCTTGAGGACTCTCATGTTTGTAATCTCACTAAAGGTGGAAGTGATGGGGACATTTCTACCAAGATTCAACTtacacaagaagaagaaaaggagagTGGTGATGTTGGGTGGAAGCCATTCTGTGACTATATTTTCTTCCCCAAGGGATCTTTGCTTCTATGTTTGAGCATATTAGCACAATTTGCTTTTGTAGGTTTTCAGGCTGCATCAACTTATTGGCTTGCTCTAGCCATTGAAATGCAAAAAGTAACTAGCAGCATCTTAATTGGAGTTTATAGTGTGATTTCTTTTTTAAGCATTGTCTTTGTATATCTGAGGTCTTATTTTGCTGCACATCTTGGTTTAAAAGCTTCTAAAGCTTTTTTCTCTGCCTTCACTGATGCTATCTTTAATGCTCCTatgttgttctttgattcaaCCCCTATAGGAAGGATTTTGACCCGA GCTTCATCAGATTTGAGTATTTTAGATTTTGATATCCCTTTTACCACCATCTTTGTAACATCTGAAATAGCTGAACTTCTGACAATGATTGGGATAATGGTTTCGGTCACATGGCAAGTGCTCATTGTTGCAGTTCTTGCCATGGTGGCCTCAAAATATGTTCAG GGCTATTATCAAGCTTCTGCTAGAGAAATTATACGGATCAATGGAACTACTAAAGCTCCTCTTATGAATTTTACAGCTGAGACATCACTTGGTGCAGTTACTATCAGAGCTTTCAACATGACTGacagatttttcaaaaactaccTTAATCTTGTTGACACAGATGCCACAATGTTCTTTCATTCCAATGCTGCTATCGAATGGTTAATTCTGAGGATTGAATTACTTCAAAATTTGACACTCTTCACTGCAGCTTTGCTGCTTGTTCTACTTCCAAAGGGATATGTGGCCCCTG GCCTTGTTGGACTTTCTCTGTCTTATGCTTTTTCATTGACAGCAACCGTAGTTTATCTGACTCGAATGTTTTGTAACTTATCAAACTATGTAATCTCTGTTGAAAGAATCAAGCAATTCATTCACATACCGGCAGAGCCTAGTGCAATTGTAGAGGATAATAGACCACCACCTTCTTGGCCTTCCAAGGGTAGAATAGATCTCCAATCTCTAGAG ATTAGATATCGGCCAAATGCTCCATTAGTTCTTAAGGGCATCTCTTGTAGGTTTGAAGAAGGGAGTAGAGTGGGAGTTGTGGGAAGGACTGGAAGTGGAAAAACTACACTTATAAGTGCTTTGTTTCGCTTAGTTGAGCCTACCAGAGGTGACATTCTTATTGATGGTATTAATATCTGCTCAATAGGGCTAAAAGATTTGAGAACAAAGCTAAGCATCATTCCTCAAGAACCAACTCTTTTCAAGGGCAGCATTCGAAAGAACTTGGACCCTCTATGCCTGTACTCTGATGATGAAATATGGAAG GCTTTAGAGAAATGTCAGCTTAAGGCAACAATTAGTAGTCTTCCAAATCTCTTGGACACTTCTG TGAGTGATGAAGGTGAAAACTGGAGTGTGGGACAGCGTCAACTCATATGTCTCGGAAGAGTGCTTCTTAAGAGGAACAGAATTCTTGTTCTGGATGAAGCTACTGCTTCCATTGATTCTGCCACAGATGTTATTCTTCAACAAGTCATCAGACAAGAATTTTCAGAATGCACAGTTATAACGGTGGCTCACAGAGTTCCAACTGTAATAGACAGTGACATGGTCATGGTCCTATCCTATG GGAAAGTGGTGGAGTATGACAAGCCTTCAAAGCTCATGGGTACGAACTCTTCATTCTCCATGCTGGTAGCTGAATATTGGTCCAACTGCAATAGGAATTCGCTCCCAAAAGATTAG